In Candidatus Brocadia sp., the following proteins share a genomic window:
- the cobA gene encoding uroporphyrinogen-III C-methyltransferase — protein MKRSLVYLVGAGPGDPRLITVKGLECIKKADVIIYDYLVNVDLLKVARPDAEFIYVGKQGGAHTLEQDEINQLLVKKAQEDKIVTRLKGGDPYVFGRGGEEALVLYENHVPFEVVPGITAAIATPNYAGIPVTHRDFTSTFGLITGHEDPTKDESSIDWAKISTGIGTLAFYMGIKNLPYITGQLMKHGRSKDTPVAVIRWGTTPQQKTVIGTLGTIVQKAKDIRPPAITIVGEVVKLREQLNWFETKPLFGKTIVVTRSREQASEFADQLYEHGAQVIEFPTIEIAKPDAVQPLDEAINNIQSYDWLVFTSINGVDAFFQRLLELGKDVRDLKGIKVCAIGPATEGGIEKYHIKVDCKPPKFVAESVVEELKKVTGIRGQRFLLPRADIARSFLPEELQKLGGEVTDLVAYKTIMAQPKNINLVDKIKNGEIHIITFTSSSTVRNFVQIVGEKNIAELNGHVQFASIGPITTQTAEEMGLRVTIRADEYTIPGLVSAILESTTSAGKRLTET, from the coding sequence ATGAAACGCAGCCTTGTATATCTTGTGGGTGCAGGTCCGGGTGACCCACGGCTTATTACGGTAAAAGGCCTGGAATGTATAAAAAAAGCCGATGTAATTATATACGATTATCTGGTAAACGTAGACCTCCTCAAAGTCGCCAGGCCCGATGCAGAATTTATCTATGTCGGTAAACAGGGAGGTGCACATACCCTCGAACAAGACGAGATTAATCAACTGCTCGTGAAAAAGGCGCAGGAAGACAAAATAGTTACCCGGCTAAAGGGTGGCGATCCGTACGTCTTTGGACGCGGCGGAGAAGAGGCATTGGTACTCTATGAAAATCACGTACCTTTTGAGGTAGTTCCTGGCATTACTGCGGCTATTGCAACTCCTAATTATGCAGGTATCCCTGTTACCCATCGTGACTTTACCTCCACCTTTGGACTAATCACCGGGCATGAAGATCCCACAAAAGACGAAAGCTCGATCGATTGGGCAAAGATAAGCACCGGAATCGGTACGCTTGCATTTTATATGGGAATCAAAAACCTTCCGTATATTACCGGACAGCTCATGAAACACGGCCGTTCCAAAGATACCCCTGTTGCCGTAATCCGGTGGGGAACCACACCACAGCAAAAGACCGTGATAGGGACGCTGGGTACGATTGTCCAGAAGGCTAAGGACATCCGTCCGCCGGCAATTACCATAGTTGGTGAAGTGGTAAAACTGCGGGAACAACTCAACTGGTTTGAGACGAAACCATTATTCGGGAAGACGATTGTCGTGACGCGTTCGAGGGAGCAGGCGAGTGAGTTTGCAGATCAATTATACGAACATGGTGCACAGGTCATCGAATTTCCTACCATTGAGATTGCGAAACCGGATGCTGTTCAACCCCTGGATGAAGCTATTAATAACATCCAATCCTATGATTGGCTGGTCTTTACCAGTATCAACGGTGTTGATGCCTTTTTCCAGCGTCTGCTCGAACTGGGAAAGGATGTCCGTGATCTTAAGGGCATTAAGGTTTGTGCTATTGGTCCGGCAACGGAAGGTGGTATTGAAAAGTACCACATAAAGGTTGATTGCAAACCACCAAAGTTTGTTGCAGAGTCCGTTGTTGAAGAGTTAAAAAAGGTTACCGGTATAAGAGGCCAAAGATTTTTGCTGCCAAGGGCAGATATTGCCAGAAGCTTTCTCCCCGAAGAACTTCAAAAGTTGGGGGGAGAGGTGACCGATTTAGTAGCTTATAAGACCATCATGGCACAACCCAAAAATATCAATCTTGTTGACAAAATTAAAAACGGAGAAATTCATATTATTACGTTCACAAGCTCTTCAACCGTCAGGAATTTTGTGCAAATTGTTGGCGAGAAAAACATTGCTGAATTGAATGGGCACGTGCAGTTTGCCAGCATCGGCCCAATTACCACACAAACCGCAGAGGAGATGGGACTTCGCGTTACGATCAGGGCTGATGAATATACCATTCCTGGATTAGTCAGTGCTATCCTGGAAAGTACCACTTCTGCGGGGAAGAGACTTACAGAGACTTGA
- the lptC gene encoding LPS export ABC transporter periplasmic protein LptC, protein MTIRRYILIGIPAACILSIIVSLVISKPKKEIGNQKENPSPRKQARNISNITGTDTVTQAVRGLTMPNYDEQGKEVVIMRGENTLLLNDNVYKIIAPEIEVLDSAKPESETYSFLITSNTGEMDKTSDEGYLSDNVVVHIDPETQLNTDYLRYLPEKKFVYTDDPVAINGKGVKIVGQGCEIDLINKKMWIKKDAEMEMDGIKNDLFFLSQNSTQQTVQNQSEENSTKETPLEKTFIRSSGQLVFDRRPDANIMTFNDNVEIKKGSSTVFSDKLVVFLDPETKKTKQAIASGNVLASQGTKIAKGSFLTWDVNTQSAILEDAQKAEFVEDNLNIDAQKMIFYKDTGKIDVPSSGSLKATMKEKEGKKKTLAKAEGDDKNIRVKWDGKMNFLDDVREANFEKNVEVRKENSTLLCDNLTVTFNDYDYNLQTLKATEKIHIIDKKGSLFNEAVGDHATWDAKNKVTVLRGQPFALLREGNKRQILAPRVLFYGDGKKILCEGKGSLYEKGEEKLSNEDPEETDIKVNWAKKMIYNDTLKKTSFYEAVEVTKGEQKLNGDQIDAYLDRDNKITQIIATGNVYFFGKSLGGSEGLGSLFTWDLIKNVAILTGNPKAELRKEGSRTFSEKVYFDMAENRVTWEGRPHWQLISKETKSSEK, encoded by the coding sequence ATGACCATCCGAAGATATATACTCATTGGCATTCCCGCTGCCTGCATACTCTCTATCATCGTATCACTTGTTATCTCCAAGCCAAAAAAAGAGATTGGGAATCAAAAGGAAAATCCTTCCCCACGGAAACAGGCTCGTAATATAAGTAATATAACTGGCACAGACACAGTAACACAAGCGGTTCGGGGTTTGACTATGCCAAATTACGATGAACAGGGGAAAGAAGTTGTAATTATGCGTGGAGAAAATACCCTCCTTCTAAATGATAATGTCTATAAAATCATTGCCCCGGAAATTGAAGTCCTGGACTCTGCAAAACCTGAAAGTGAAACGTATTCTTTTTTGATTACATCCAACACGGGGGAGATGGATAAGACCTCCGATGAAGGCTATCTCTCCGATAATGTGGTTGTCCATATCGACCCGGAAACCCAGCTTAATACCGACTATCTGAGATATTTACCCGAGAAAAAGTTTGTATATACCGACGATCCTGTTGCCATCAATGGAAAGGGTGTAAAAATTGTAGGACAGGGCTGCGAAATAGATCTTATTAATAAGAAGATGTGGATTAAAAAAGACGCAGAGATGGAAATGGATGGTATTAAAAACGACCTCTTTTTTTTGTCACAGAACAGTACTCAGCAAACTGTGCAGAATCAGTCAGAGGAAAATAGTACGAAAGAAACACCGCTCGAAAAAACCTTCATCCGGTCGAGCGGACAACTTGTTTTTGACAGACGTCCTGATGCAAATATCATGACTTTTAACGACAATGTTGAGATTAAAAAGGGTAGTTCGACTGTTTTTTCCGACAAGCTGGTCGTTTTTTTAGACCCAGAAACCAAGAAAACAAAACAGGCCATTGCCAGCGGGAATGTACTTGCATCACAAGGAACAAAAATTGCCAAGGGAAGCTTTTTAACCTGGGATGTCAATACTCAAAGCGCAATTCTTGAAGATGCTCAGAAGGCAGAATTTGTCGAAGACAATCTGAATATTGACGCGCAGAAAATGATTTTCTATAAGGATACGGGTAAAATAGACGTTCCGAGTTCCGGCAGCTTAAAAGCCACGATGAAAGAAAAAGAGGGTAAAAAAAAGACCCTTGCTAAAGCAGAGGGTGACGACAAAAACATTCGTGTAAAATGGGATGGGAAAATGAATTTTTTGGACGATGTACGAGAGGCAAATTTTGAAAAGAACGTTGAGGTAAGGAAAGAAAATTCAACCTTGTTATGCGATAATCTTACCGTGACATTTAATGATTATGATTATAACCTGCAGACTCTGAAGGCGACAGAAAAAATACACATCATCGATAAAAAGGGCAGCTTATTCAACGAGGCCGTTGGAGATCATGCCACCTGGGATGCAAAAAATAAAGTTACCGTCTTGAGAGGACAACCCTTCGCTTTGCTGAGAGAAGGAAACAAAAGACAAATTCTTGCCCCCAGGGTTTTATTTTATGGGGATGGAAAGAAAATATTGTGTGAGGGCAAGGGCAGTTTATATGAAAAGGGGGAAGAAAAACTTTCCAATGAAGATCCTGAGGAAACGGACATAAAGGTCAACTGGGCTAAAAAAATGATCTATAACGATACATTAAAAAAAACGAGCTTTTATGAAGCGGTGGAGGTTACGAAAGGTGAACAAAAGTTGAACGGAGACCAAATTGATGCCTATCTGGACCGTGACAATAAGATAACGCAAATCATTGCTACGGGCAATGTCTATTTTTTTGGCAAGAGTTTGGGTGGCAGTGAAGGATTGGGATCACTCTTCACCTGGGATTTAATAAAAAATGTAGCCATACTGACAGGCAATCCAAAGGCGGAATTACGAAAGGAAGGCTCACGAACATTTTCAGAAAAGGTATATTTTGATATGGCAGAAAACCGGGTTACCTGGGAAGGCAGACCACACTGGCAACTCATCAGCAAAGAAACAAAAAGTTCGGAGAAATAA
- a CDS encoding type II toxin-antitoxin system HicA family toxin — MSPKLKRLSGKEIISTLNKFGFVIFTQRGSHIKLKRIGSAGDKQTLTIPSHDELDVGTLRAIVRQASRYIPEEQLKPYFYSK; from the coding sequence ATGTCGCCTAAATTAAAAAGGCTTTCTGGAAAAGAAATTATTTCAACTTTAAACAAATTTGGTTTTGTTATTTTTACTCAAAGGGGTAGCCACATAAAACTCAAACGTATTGGTTCTGCCGGAGATAAGCAGACATTAACAATTCCTTCCCATGATGAGCTTGACGTAGGAACATTGCGTGCAATAGTAAGACAAGCCAGTCGTTATATTCCAGAAGAACAATTAAAACCTTATTTTTATAGTAAATGA
- a CDS encoding type II toxin-antitoxin system HicB family antitoxin codes for MENLQHTIKAFIRKGEKCYIAECYEIAVVTQGKTLDETIDNLEEAIRLHLENEDLSEFGLAPNPTLLVTMELEAIADVA; via the coding sequence ATCGAAAACCTTCAACATACTATTAAGGCATTTATTAGAAAAGGAGAAAAATGCTATATTGCAGAGTGTTATGAAATTGCTGTTGTTACACAGGGGAAAACCCTAGATGAAACAATTGATAATCTTGAAGAAGCAATAAGGCTTCATTTAGAAAATGAAGATTTATCTGAGTTCGGTTTAGCCCCTAATCCGACTTTATTAGTAACTATGGAGTTGGAAGCTATAGCTGATGTCGCCTAA
- a CDS encoding HAD-IIIA family hydrolase: MLKVNLIKNIKLVIADVDGVLTDGTIYIDSQGCETKAFSVLDGTGISYLHRAGIKTAIISGRNCDAVIHRAKELGIGDVYQGIKNKLDAYQEILRKHALRDEEICYIGDDLIDLPIFSRVGFSVAVANASPIVKRQSDYVTRAKGGFGAVREVAEKILKFQEKWHFIMERYKKPDTQGEKT, from the coding sequence ATTTTAAAAGTTAACTTGATAAAAAATATAAAGCTTGTCATTGCTGATGTTGATGGTGTTTTAACGGATGGCACCATTTATATTGATTCTCAGGGATGCGAAACAAAGGCGTTCAGTGTGTTGGATGGTACTGGCATTTCATACCTCCATCGTGCTGGTATCAAAACCGCAATTATCAGCGGGAGGAACTGTGATGCTGTCATACATCGGGCAAAAGAATTGGGTATCGGGGATGTATATCAGGGAATCAAAAACAAATTAGATGCCTATCAAGAGATTCTCAGAAAACACGCACTCCGGGATGAAGAGATATGTTATATAGGTGATGACCTTATAGACCTCCCCATATTCAGCCGTGTGGGATTTTCCGTTGCAGTCGCCAATGCCTCACCTATCGTTAAACGCCAATCTGACTATGTTACAAGGGCAAAGGGAGGATTCGGTGCAGTAAGAGAGGTTGCAGAAAAGATACTCAAATTCCAGGAAAAATGGCATTTCATTATGGAGCGCTATAAGAAACCTGATACACAAGGAGAAAAAACGTGA
- a CDS encoding KpsF/GutQ family sugar-phosphate isomerase, which translates to MKEGPLSDIDFAREVLFLESEAIKNLINRLDHNFQEAVDLVFHCEGRVVVTGIGKAGIIGQKISATLASTGTPSYWIHSSEARHGDLGRIVTNDIVLALSNSGETEVVTLLPWVKQIGAKVIAMTGNNKSSLAQHSDVVLDIGKIEEPCPLGLAPSASSTAMLALGDALALTIFKKRNLGKEDYAFYHPGGELGRKLLTVEMVMRKDEENPVADEDMPLLDVLAIMTETAGKPGAVSVVDKQKKLVGFFTDGDLRRHLKDGISFLHCSVKEVMTRSPKVIHASCLAAEAYKILKDHKIDQLPVVDNSNIPIGIIDVQDLLEVGF; encoded by the coding sequence ATGAAAGAAGGCCCTTTATCCGATATTGACTTTGCAAGAGAAGTACTATTCCTCGAATCGGAAGCAATAAAAAATCTGATCAATCGTCTGGACCATAATTTTCAAGAGGCGGTTGATTTAGTCTTTCACTGTGAAGGCCGGGTGGTAGTTACCGGCATTGGGAAGGCAGGAATTATTGGCCAAAAGATTTCTGCGACGCTGGCCAGTACGGGAACTCCTTCATACTGGATACATTCGTCAGAGGCAAGGCATGGTGACCTTGGGCGCATTGTTACAAACGACATCGTTTTGGCGCTTTCTAATAGCGGCGAAACAGAGGTTGTTACGCTCTTGCCCTGGGTGAAACAGATTGGGGCAAAGGTGATTGCTATGACGGGAAACAATAAGTCTTCTTTAGCCCAGCACAGTGACGTTGTTCTTGACATCGGGAAGATTGAGGAACCATGCCCTTTAGGCCTTGCCCCATCGGCAAGTTCAACTGCAATGCTCGCTCTCGGTGATGCATTGGCCCTTACGATTTTTAAAAAGCGAAACCTCGGAAAAGAAGATTATGCATTTTATCATCCGGGCGGGGAGCTTGGCAGGAAATTGCTTACCGTAGAAATGGTCATGCGCAAGGATGAAGAGAACCCCGTGGCCGACGAGGACATGCCTTTGTTGGATGTTCTTGCAATTATGACGGAAACAGCAGGTAAGCCAGGTGCTGTGAGTGTTGTTGATAAGCAAAAAAAACTCGTAGGATTTTTTACTGATGGTGACCTGCGAAGACATTTAAAAGACGGTATATCATTTTTGCATTGCAGTGTGAAGGAGGTTATGACCCGGTCGCCCAAAGTTATTCATGCCAGTTGCTTGGCTGCCGAGGCATACAAGATACTAAAAGATCATAAAATCGACCAACTTCCCGTAGTTGATAATTCCAATATACCTATCGGAATCATAGATGTGCAAGATTTACTGGAGGTTGGATTTTAA
- a CDS encoding site-2 protease family protein: MNLNNLLITIPAILYALTIHEYFHGWTANKFGDPTARLQGRLTLNPLAHIDILGAICFVFAHFGWGKPVPVNPYNFRNPRRDNMIVSFAGPAANFVSAFLFGVIFQLLRNMPFIPVNVSALFFNLLISGIIINLSLAFFNMIPLFPLDGSHILEGLLPYPMAQKYKEIERYGPFILLGLIILGNYGGISVLGVILGPPIQYFLRLFTGL, translated from the coding sequence ATGAATCTAAACAATTTACTCATAACAATTCCAGCGATACTGTATGCATTAACCATTCATGAGTATTTCCATGGCTGGACGGCTAATAAGTTTGGCGACCCCACGGCAAGGCTGCAGGGCCGTCTGACATTAAATCCACTGGCGCACATCGATATTCTTGGGGCCATATGTTTTGTCTTTGCCCATTTTGGGTGGGGTAAACCTGTCCCGGTAAATCCTTACAACTTTCGAAATCCCCGCCGGGACAATATGATTGTATCCTTTGCAGGACCTGCCGCTAATTTTGTTTCTGCATTTCTCTTTGGCGTAATCTTTCAACTATTGCGGAATATGCCGTTCATCCCGGTGAATGTATCCGCCCTCTTCTTTAATCTGTTGATATCGGGGATCATCATCAATCTCTCGCTGGCGTTTTTCAATATGATACCTTTATTCCCTTTGGACGGCTCCCACATTCTGGAAGGTCTGTTGCCCTATCCGATGGCACAAAAATACAAAGAGATCGAGCGTTACGGCCCGTTTATCCTGTTGGGACTAATCATTCTGGGAAATTATGGAGGTATCTCGGTTTTAGGGGTAATACTCGGTCCACCCATACAATACTTTCTCAGATTATTTACGGGTTTATAA
- a CDS encoding chromosome segregation protein ScpA yields MTSEYKVDLDIYNGPLDLLLYLIRREEVNVYDIPIARITDQYLQYIEALQALDMNIVGDFLVMAATLMYIKSYMLLPRSEIKDDEEEIEDPRASLVKQLLEYKRYKESTFILSARAAEWEKKCTRIHTGFPAETTDKKDAELPLDGISAWDLLLRFSQIMKQTLFDVSTKVTYDDTPIQEYMNEVLERVHLNTSLSFTNLFRGINERRRIIGFFLALLELVRLNRIKIEQPVNYADIQISLYSQTAPC; encoded by the coding sequence ATGACAAGCGAATATAAAGTAGATCTGGACATTTATAACGGTCCCCTTGATTTGCTTCTTTATTTGATCCGAAGGGAAGAGGTTAATGTTTATGACATTCCCATTGCACGGATTACCGATCAGTACCTGCAATATATAGAAGCGCTACAAGCCCTGGACATGAACATCGTGGGGGATTTTCTGGTGATGGCGGCTACCCTTATGTATATTAAGTCATACATGCTCCTTCCCCGCTCGGAGATAAAAGATGACGAAGAAGAGATAGAAGACCCGCGGGCATCTCTGGTGAAACAATTGCTGGAATATAAACGATATAAAGAAAGTACCTTTATTTTATCTGCAAGGGCTGCTGAGTGGGAAAAAAAGTGTACGCGGATACACACGGGGTTTCCCGCAGAAACAACAGACAAGAAAGATGCGGAATTACCGCTGGACGGTATAAGTGCATGGGATCTTTTGCTACGGTTTTCCCAAATCATGAAACAGACATTGTTTGATGTGTCCACCAAAGTAACCTACGATGATACGCCAATACAGGAATACATGAACGAGGTCTTAGAAAGGGTACATCTTAACACCTCTCTCTCTTTTACAAATCTTTTCAGGGGAATAAACGAAAGGAGACGGATTATTGGTTTTTTCCTGGCGCTATTGGAACTAGTACGTCTTAACCGGATAAAGATCGAGCAACCCGTAAATTATGCAGACATCCAGATATCCTTATATTCTCAAACGGCACCTTGTTAA
- a CDS encoding Trm112 family protein, with translation MINKELLDILACPFCKTDVRLEGESIVCTKCGRRYPIRDDIPIMLIEEAEIPEEPKKD, from the coding sequence ATGATTAACAAGGAATTGCTGGACATTCTCGCCTGCCCGTTTTGCAAGACAGATGTCAGGCTGGAAGGTGAAAGTATTGTATGCACAAAGTGCGGACGGCGATATCCGATAAGAGACGATATTCCAATTATGCTTATTGAAGAGGCAGAAATACCGGAGGAACCAAAAAAAGATTAA
- a CDS encoding membrane protein insertase YidC: MDKKALIAMIVCGIIMLLYYPFILPLFSPKKAVVVEETTEEAISEKPREIKIAEVPKPLPTQPAKPQTDIPPQVVVLENALVRMVWTNEGAALKSVKLKQFKDAETKNILDLLKDANTEYHPLAIESTLQKTNLQRQRYTVSEQSGNKVVFTTALEEGVNLIKTISLLPDKYHANVDITLENNTDTEVSTSYSIIASSMITHEGEPSADMAAVAGVDLGNKRTKLIRMAPKELPSKNESVGIVWAGSMNKYFSTILKPTSDDLVAFIHAQAFDAQGMITNEKAEHGDFMVTLQTNKFRILPHEAVKHSYIYFVGPKKEQVLEQYETLDILLSYGWFTAISKVLLTFLNAVHRVIPNYGISIIILTIIIKAILFPLTRKSQVSMFRMQQLQPMINQLKEKYKHDKQRMGREQMLLFKKYGVNPMSGCLPMILQLPVFFALFRTLQLSFEMRQAPFMFWISDLSRPDTLLLLPFSIPFLGNALNILPLIMTGASFAQMKVTPKAPAVDPQAQAQQKMMSFMPIMFAFILYHMPSGLTVYWTTSTIFSIIEGIVIRKTIKKIK, from the coding sequence ATGGATAAAAAGGCACTTATTGCTATGATTGTTTGCGGGATAATTATGCTGTTGTATTATCCCTTTATATTACCCCTGTTCTCACCGAAAAAGGCTGTGGTCGTAGAGGAAACAACAGAAGAGGCTATTTCGGAAAAACCACGTGAGATAAAGATTGCAGAAGTCCCCAAGCCTTTGCCAACGCAACCTGCTAAACCTCAAACGGACATTCCACCACAAGTAGTCGTTCTTGAAAACGCACTAGTAAGAATGGTGTGGACAAATGAAGGGGCGGCACTCAAATCCGTTAAGCTGAAGCAATTTAAAGATGCAGAGACTAAAAATATCCTGGATTTATTAAAGGATGCGAATACAGAATATCATCCCCTTGCTATAGAAAGTACCCTTCAAAAAACGAACCTCCAGAGGCAGCGATATACTGTCTCCGAACAAAGCGGGAACAAGGTTGTGTTTACTACCGCATTGGAGGAGGGAGTAAATCTTATCAAAACGATCAGCTTATTACCGGATAAATACCATGCAAACGTGGACATTACCTTAGAAAATAACACTGATACTGAAGTTTCAACATCATACAGTATTATTGCATCCTCCATGATTACCCATGAAGGTGAGCCTTCGGCTGACATGGCAGCCGTAGCAGGCGTAGATTTGGGAAATAAAAGGACTAAACTCATACGTATGGCACCCAAGGAATTGCCTTCTAAGAATGAATCAGTAGGCATTGTTTGGGCCGGGTCAATGAATAAGTATTTCTCAACGATCTTGAAACCCACATCAGACGATTTAGTTGCATTTATTCATGCACAGGCATTTGATGCCCAGGGAATGATTACCAATGAGAAGGCAGAACATGGCGACTTTATGGTTACTTTACAAACGAACAAGTTTCGCATACTACCCCATGAAGCTGTTAAACATAGTTACATTTATTTTGTGGGGCCCAAAAAAGAACAGGTACTGGAACAATACGAAACATTAGATATCCTTCTCAGCTATGGTTGGTTTACCGCAATAAGCAAAGTACTTTTGACTTTCCTGAACGCCGTCCATCGTGTAATTCCAAACTATGGTATCTCTATCATTATATTAACCATCATTATTAAGGCCATCCTTTTCCCGCTTACAAGAAAAAGCCAGGTCTCTATGTTCAGAATGCAGCAACTGCAACCAATGATAAACCAACTCAAGGAAAAGTATAAACATGACAAGCAAAGGATGGGGAGAGAACAGATGTTGTTGTTTAAAAAATATGGAGTCAACCCCATGAGTGGCTGCTTGCCTATGATATTGCAACTCCCGGTTTTTTTTGCACTCTTCCGTACCTTACAGCTTTCTTTTGAAATGAGGCAGGCCCCCTTCATGTTTTGGATTAGCGACCTTTCCAGACCAGATACCTTGTTGTTACTTCCCTTTAGTATACCTTTTCTCGGGAATGCCCTCAATATACTACCGTTAATCATGACAGGCGCTTCCTTTGCCCAGATGAAGGTTACACCAAAAGCCCCTGCTGTAGATCCACAGGCACAGGCTCAGCAAAAGATGATGTCATTTATGCCGATCATGTTTGCCTTCATATTATATCACATGCCTTCGGGACTTACGGTATACTGGACAACGAGTACTATATTTAGCATTATTGAAGGCATAGTAATCCGGAAAACAATCAAGAAGATAAAATAA
- the mnmE gene encoding tRNA uridine-5-carboxymethylaminomethyl(34) synthesis GTPase MnmE — MCSEIQDTIVAVSTPSGRSLHAIIKISGQEAIHCIKDFFVSASHIDLEITPSYSSVQGHLSIPGEYITIPVVLYVMRKPYSYTKEDVVEIHTIGSPPLLDMLLDALLSRGIQTKRSIRLSQPGEFTKRAFLHGRIDLTQAEATMRIIRAQTDLELKAAIAHLTGDVSREIRRIQDDAISLCAHIEAAIDFSDQDIELIPATEIMNRLEAITTNISHFLNQPETTKVLTEGIDTVLYGKPNVGKSSLINALLGKRRALVSDVPGTTRDVVTDILEIGGIRYKLADTAGVDDTKGTIISRAMEKAQSLLKRAQILLLVFDGSTNLSGQFLEMKSDDLTNNVIIIINKCDLPQKIPYYELPEEFKEYPIVHTSTLTGEGLERLKELLLETVMGGRINSSVAPPMLNARQREALQRCLQSVQQAMESARNNESYEFVALDLRTAIDTLGEIVGKATTEDILDNIFSGFCIGK; from the coding sequence ATGTGCTCCGAAATCCAGGATACGATCGTTGCTGTTTCCACGCCGTCGGGGAGGTCGCTGCACGCAATCATCAAGATCAGTGGACAGGAAGCCATTCATTGTATCAAAGATTTTTTCGTTTCGGCCTCTCATATTGACTTAGAGATTACTCCTTCCTATTCCTCTGTGCAGGGACACCTTTCTATCCCTGGGGAATATATCACTATTCCTGTCGTTTTGTATGTTATGAGAAAACCCTATTCGTATACAAAGGAAGACGTGGTGGAAATCCATACCATTGGTTCTCCACCCCTCCTGGATATGCTTCTGGACGCTCTTTTATCAAGGGGAATTCAAACAAAAAGGAGTATCCGGCTTTCACAACCGGGCGAATTTACAAAACGAGCTTTTTTGCACGGCCGGATAGACCTTACACAGGCCGAGGCTACCATGCGCATCATCCGCGCACAAACAGACCTCGAATTGAAGGCAGCAATTGCACACTTGACCGGAGACGTTTCACGGGAGATCAGGCGTATCCAAGACGATGCGATTTCCCTTTGCGCACATATAGAGGCAGCTATTGATTTTTCAGACCAGGATATTGAACTGATACCAGCGACAGAAATTATGAACCGTTTGGAGGCAATCACAACAAACATTTCTCATTTTTTAAACCAGCCGGAGACCACCAAGGTTCTCACGGAAGGGATTGATACCGTTTTGTATGGTAAGCCCAATGTGGGAAAATCGAGTCTGATTAATGCCCTCCTGGGAAAAAGAAGGGCTCTTGTCAGTGATGTACCAGGAACGACGCGGGACGTAGTCACCGATATTTTAGAAATAGGCGGGATTCGTTATAAATTGGCGGATACGGCAGGAGTAGATGACACAAAAGGCACGATTATATCAAGAGCGATGGAAAAGGCTCAATCCCTGTTAAAGAGGGCACAGATATTGTTGCTTGTTTTTGATGGCAGCACCAATTTGAGCGGGCAATTCCTGGAAATGAAATCAGATGATTTGACAAACAACGTAATTATTATAATCAACAAATGTGATCTCCCCCAAAAAATTCCTTATTACGAATTGCCGGAAGAGTTTAAAGAATATCCCATAGTACATACTTCCACACTGACTGGTGAAGGTTTGGAGAGACTCAAAGAACTACTGTTAGAGACTGTCATGGGAGGCAGGATAAACTCATCTGTTGCTCCCCCTATGCTGAACGCGCGCCAAAGAGAGGCACTCCAGCGCTGCCTTCAATCAGTACAACAAGCCATGGAGTCAGCAAGAAATAATGAAAGTTACGAATTCGTAGCATTGGACCTGCGTACGGCAATAGATACCCTTGGCGAGATTGTGGGAAAGGCTACCACAGAAGATATTTTGGATAACATATTCTCTGGATTTTGTATTGGGAAATAA
- a CDS encoding cytidine deaminase — MSKRPSWDEYFLRITREVAQRSTCLRRQVGALLVMDKHILTTGYNGAPSGLQHCLEIGCLREQLKVPPGERHELCRGLHAEMNALLQAAYYGIKISGATLYSTTYPCSLCAKMLVNAGIKRIVTLTDYPDALAKEMLSMANIKVEIIKLDNLNKE; from the coding sequence ATGTCCAAAAGACCCTCGTGGGATGAATATTTTTTGCGGATCACCCGGGAGGTAGCACAGCGCTCCACATGCTTGCGAAGACAGGTGGGGGCACTTCTGGTAATGGATAAACACATTCTGACGACGGGTTATAACGGCGCACCGAGTGGACTTCAACACTGTTTAGAGATTGGCTGTTTACGGGAACAGCTCAAGGTACCTCCTGGGGAACGACATGAACTCTGCCGTGGTCTCCATGCCGAGATGAATGCCCTGCTCCAGGCGGCATACTATGGCATAAAAATTTCCGGGGCAACATTATACAGCACTACGTACCCCTGCTCCCTGTGCGCCAAAATGCTGGTCAATGCAGGCATCAAACGCATTGTCACCCTCACCGATTATCCCGATGCCCTCGCCAAAGAGATGCTTTCCATGGCGAATATTAAAGTGGAAATTATAAAGCTGGATAATCTCAACAAAGAATAG